A genomic region of Peptoniphilus sp. ING2-D1G contains the following coding sequences:
- the rpsG gene encoding 30S ribosomal protein S7 (One of the primary rRNA binding proteins, it binds directly to 16S rRNA where it nucleates assembly of the head domain of the 30S subunit. Is located at the subunit interface close to the decoding center, probably blocks exit of the E-site tRNA; High confidence in function and specificity), with the protein MPRKGHIQKREVMADPKYDNVVITKLINNIMLDGKKGTAQRIVYGAFDFIEESTGADAIEVFEKALNNVMPVLEVKGRRIGGATYQVPMEVRPERRQTLGLRWIVKYARARGEKTMTERLAKEILDASNSLGGSVKRKEEMHRTAEANKAFAHYRW; encoded by the coding sequence ATGCCAAGAAAAGGACATATTCAAAAAAGGGAAGTTATGGCCGATCCCAAGTATGATAATGTCGTCATAACAAAGCTTATAAATAATATAATGCTTGACGGCAAAAAAGGTACAGCGCAAAGAATAGTTTATGGAGCTTTTGATTTCATAGAAGAATCAACAGGAGCAGATGCGATAGAAGTATTTGAAAAGGCACTTAACAATGTAATGCCTGTACTTGAAGTAAAGGGAAGAAGAATCGGAGGCGCAACCTATCAAGTTCCTATGGAAGTTAGACCGGAAAGACGTCAAACTTTAGGGCTTAGATGGATTGTAAAATATGCCAGAGCAAGAGGCGAAAAAACAATGACAGAAAGACTTGCTAAAGAAATCCTCGATGCTTCTAACAGCTTGGGCGGCAGTGTGAAGAGAAAAGAAGAAATGCATAGGACAGCAGAAGCTAATAAAGCCTTTGCTCACTATAGATGGTAA
- the fusA gene encoding Elongation factor G (Catalyzes the GTP-dependent ribosomal translocation step during translation elongation. During this step, the ribosome changes from the pre-translocational (PRE) to the post-translocational (POST) state as the newly formed A-site-bound peptidyl-tRNA and P-site-bound deacylated tRNA move to the P and E sites, respectively. Catalyzes the coordinated movement of the two tRNA molecules, the mRNA and conformational changes in the ribosome; High confidence in function and specificity), with protein sequence MAREIPLEKVRNIGIMAHIDAGKTTTTERILYYTGKIHKIGETHEGAAQMDWMDQEQERGITITSAATTAYWKGYRFNIIDTPGHVDFTVEVERSLRVLDGTVALFDAKSGVEPQSETVWRQADKYGVPRIAHINKMDVTGADFFRSVETIAKKLQGNPVPIQVPMGAEENFVGMIDLVEMVAEVYKNKEGTEIEIGEIPEEYLEIAQKEREEMIEKVAEFDEDLMMAYLEGEEIKNEDIKRAIRKGTLAVKMTPVTCGSSYKNKGVQLLLDAIVDYLPSPLDIPAIKGIKMEDETVEIERHPSDDEPLSALAFKIVTDPFVGKLAYFRVYSGTLKSGSYVLNSTKKKRERIGRILLMHANKRQEIEEVYAGEIAAAVGLKDTTTGDTLCDEKDPVILEKMEFPEPVISVAIEPKTKASQDKMAIALQKLAEEDPTFRTYTDEETGQTIIAGMGELHLDIIVDRMLREFKVEANIGNPQVSYRESITKPAEGEGKYVRQSGGRGQYGHAKIKVEPLKPGEGFVFENAIVGGAIPKEFIGPTQQGIEEAMKSGILGGYEVLDVKVTLYDGSFHDVDSSEMAFKIAGSMALRDAFSKADPVLLEPTMKVEITTPEEYMGDVIGDINSRRGRMEGMELVGNAQIVTCYVPLAEMFGYATALRSNTQGRATYSMQFDHYEQVPNSIRDEVLEGKNKN encoded by the coding sequence ATGGCTCGTGAAATACCATTAGAGAAAGTTAGAAACATAGGTATTATGGCCCATATAGACGCAGGTAAAACCACTACCACTGAGCGTATTTTGTACTACACCGGTAAAATCCATAAAATCGGTGAAACTCACGAAGGTGCAGCGCAAATGGATTGGATGGATCAAGAGCAAGAAAGAGGAATAACGATCACCTCAGCTGCTACTACTGCATATTGGAAAGGCTATAGATTTAATATTATAGACACTCCGGGACACGTTGACTTCACAGTGGAAGTAGAAAGATCTCTTAGGGTTCTTGACGGCACAGTTGCATTATTTGACGCCAAAAGCGGTGTTGAACCCCAATCTGAAACGGTTTGGAGACAAGCGGACAAATACGGAGTTCCCAGAATTGCACATATAAACAAGATGGATGTTACAGGAGCTGATTTTTTCAGATCGGTTGAAACCATAGCTAAGAAACTCCAAGGCAATCCCGTTCCTATTCAAGTCCCCATGGGAGCTGAAGAAAACTTCGTAGGAATGATAGATCTTGTGGAAATGGTTGCCGAAGTTTATAAAAATAAAGAAGGCACAGAAATAGAGATCGGCGAAATACCTGAAGAATATCTTGAAATCGCTCAAAAAGAAAGAGAAGAAATGATTGAAAAGGTAGCTGAATTTGATGAAGATTTGATGATGGCTTATCTGGAAGGAGAAGAAATCAAAAATGAAGATATCAAAAGAGCTATCAGAAAGGGAACATTAGCTGTAAAGATGACACCTGTTACATGCGGTTCCTCTTATAAAAATAAAGGAGTTCAACTACTTCTTGATGCAATTGTGGATTATCTTCCATCACCGTTGGACATTCCTGCAATAAAAGGGATAAAAATGGAAGATGAAACAGTGGAAATTGAAAGACACCCATCAGATGATGAACCACTTTCAGCACTTGCATTTAAAATAGTAACAGACCCCTTCGTGGGTAAACTTGCTTACTTCAGAGTTTACTCGGGAACTTTGAAATCAGGATCTTATGTTCTGAACTCTACAAAGAAAAAGAGAGAAAGAATAGGTCGTATTTTGTTGATGCATGCTAATAAACGTCAAGAAATTGAAGAGGTTTATGCAGGAGAAATAGCTGCGGCTGTAGGTCTTAAGGATACCACAACGGGAGATACGCTATGTGATGAAAAGGATCCTGTAATTCTGGAAAAAATGGAATTCCCCGAACCTGTAATATCAGTTGCAATAGAACCTAAAACCAAGGCATCACAAGATAAAATGGCAATTGCCCTTCAAAAGCTTGCTGAAGAAGATCCAACTTTCAGAACTTATACAGACGAAGAAACAGGACAAACCATAATAGCGGGCATGGGAGAATTGCACCTTGATATAATTGTTGACAGAATGCTAAGAGAATTCAAAGTAGAGGCAAACATAGGTAATCCGCAAGTATCTTATAGAGAATCAATCACCAAACCTGCAGAAGGCGAAGGCAAGTATGTACGTCAATCAGGAGGTCGTGGACAATACGGTCATGCGAAGATAAAAGTTGAACCGCTTAAACCGGGCGAAGGTTTCGTATTTGAAAATGCCATCGTCGGAGGAGCGATTCCAAAAGAATTTATTGGACCTACACAACAAGGTATTGAAGAAGCGATGAAATCAGGTATACTTGGTGGATATGAAGTACTTGATGTAAAAGTAACACTTTATGACGGATCATTCCACGATGTCGACTCTTCAGAAATGGCATTTAAAATTGCCGGTTCAATGGCACTTAGAGATGCTTTTTCTAAGGCGGACCCCGTACTTCTTGAACCTACAATGAAGGTTGAAATTACTACTCCGGAAGAATACATGGGAGATGTAATCGGAGATATAAACTCAAGAAGAGGAAGAATGGAAGGCATGGAATTAGTAGGAAATGCCCAAATAGTAACATGTTATGTTCCTCTTGCAGAAATGTTCGGATATGCAACCGCACTCCGTTCAAACACTCAAGGTAGAGCGACATACTCAATGCAATTTGATCACTATGAACAAGTGCCTAACTCAATAAGAGATGAAGTACTTGAAGGAAAAAATAAAAACTAA
- the tuf1 gene encoding Elongation factor Tu (This protein promotes the GTP-dependent binding of aminoacyl-tRNA to the A-site of ribosomes during protein biosynthesis; High confidence in function and specificity), which translates to MAKAKFERTKPHVNIGTIGHVDHGKTTLTAAITLVMNKRYGGGEFVDYAHIDKAPEERERGITISTSHVEYETPNRHYAHVDCPGHADYVKNMITGAAQMDGAILVVSAADGPMPQTREHILLARQVGVPQIVVFLNKEDQVDDEELIELVEMEVRDLLSEYDFDGDNTPIVVGSALKALEDPDGEWGDKIVKLMEEVDAYIPEPVRDVDHPFLMPVEDIFSITGRGTVATGRIERGTVKVGDNVEVVGLTDEKRTVVVTGVEMFKKQLDDARAGDNIGALLRGVQRSEIERGQVLAAPNSIKPHTKFQAEVYVLTKEEGGRHTPFFNGYRPQFYFRTTDVTGDIQLPEGVEMVMPGDNATFTVDLITPIAMDEGLRFAIREGGRTVASGVVTKLL; encoded by the coding sequence ATGGCAAAAGCTAAATTTGAAAGAACCAAACCCCACGTAAACATAGGTACAATAGGACACGTAGACCACGGAAAAACAACACTGACAGCAGCAATAACCCTTGTAATGAACAAAAGATACGGCGGAGGAGAATTCGTAGACTACGCCCACATAGACAAAGCCCCGGAAGAAAGAGAAAGAGGAATCACCATCTCAACCTCACACGTAGAATACGAAACACCAAACAGACACTACGCCCACGTAGACTGCCCGGGACACGCCGACTACGTAAAGAACATGATAACAGGCGCAGCACAAATGGACGGAGCAATCCTTGTAGTATCAGCAGCAGACGGACCAATGCCCCAAACAAGAGAACACATACTATTAGCAAGACAAGTAGGCGTACCCCAAATAGTAGTATTCCTAAACAAAGAAGACCAAGTAGATGACGAAGAACTAATCGAATTAGTAGAAATGGAAGTAAGAGACCTACTATCAGAATACGACTTTGACGGAGACAACACCCCAATCGTAGTAGGAAGCGCCCTAAAAGCCTTAGAAGACCCGGACGGAGAATGGGGAGACAAAATAGTAAAACTGATGGAAGAAGTAGACGCCTACATTCCCGAACCGGTAAGAGACGTAGACCATCCCTTCCTAATGCCCGTAGAAGACATCTTCTCAATCACAGGAAGAGGAACAGTAGCAACAGGAAGAATCGAAAGAGGCACAGTAAAAGTAGGCGACAACGTAGAAGTAGTAGGCCTAACAGACGAAAAAAGAACAGTAGTAGTAACCGGAGTAGAAATGTTTAAAAAACAATTAGACGACGCAAGAGCCGGAGACAACATCGGAGCCCTACTAAGAGGAGTACAAAGAAGCGAAATCGAAAGAGGGCAAGTCTTAGCAGCCCCCAACTCAATAAAACCCCACACAAAATTCCAAGCAGAAGTATACGTACTGACAAAAGAAGAAGGCGGAAGACACACCCCATTTTTCAACGGTTATAGACCACAATTCTACTTCAGAACAACAGACGTAACAGGCGACATCCAACTCCCCGAAGGAGTAGAAATGGTAATGCCCGGAGACAACGCAACCTTCACAGTAGACCTGATCACACCCATAGCAATGGACGAAGGCTTAAGATTTGCAATAAGAGAAGGCGGAAGAACAGTAGCATCAGGAGTAGTAACAAAATTACTATAA
- the acoA gene encoding Pyruvate dehydrogenase E1 component subunit alpha (The pyruvate dehydrogenase complex catalyzes the overall conversion of pyruvate to acetyl-CoA and CO2; High confidence in function and specificity): MNISVEKTKDMYRTMLKIRKFETRAKDLFAEGKIQGFVHLYIGEEAVATGACANLNPDDYITSTHRGHGHIIAKGGDMKYMMAELFGRETGYCKGKGGSMHIADATKGILGANGIVGAGQNIAVGAGTAIKYKGTDQVCVCFFGDASTNQSTFHEALNLASIWKLPVIFVCENNGYGISVSQKRHQAITDISIRAKSYNMPGITVDGNDVFAVYEAVKEAVSSARKGHGPSLIECKTYRQRGHFEGDMTVYRSDEELEFWIKKDPIPRMEKYLLENNIFTDEEIEEENKIVDEMIKEAEEFANNTPFPKEESALEDVYTDLVEERRIR, from the coding sequence TTGAATATAAGTGTTGAAAAAACAAAAGATATGTACAGGACTATGCTGAAAATTCGAAAATTTGAAACCAGAGCAAAGGATTTGTTTGCTGAAGGAAAAATTCAAGGTTTCGTTCATTTGTACATAGGCGAAGAAGCTGTTGCTACAGGTGCTTGTGCGAATTTAAATCCGGACGACTACATTACTTCTACCCACAGAGGACACGGACATATTATTGCAAAGGGTGGAGACATGAAATATATGATGGCGGAACTTTTTGGCCGCGAAACTGGATATTGCAAAGGCAAAGGTGGCTCCATGCATATTGCTGATGCTACAAAGGGAATTCTCGGAGCTAACGGAATTGTCGGAGCTGGACAAAATATAGCAGTAGGAGCTGGAACAGCAATTAAATACAAGGGAACAGATCAGGTCTGCGTATGCTTTTTTGGGGATGCTTCCACTAACCAAAGTACTTTTCATGAGGCGTTAAACTTAGCAAGTATTTGGAAACTACCTGTAATATTTGTATGTGAAAATAATGGTTACGGTATTTCTGTAAGTCAAAAGAGACACCAAGCAATAACTGATATTTCCATAAGAGCTAAATCCTATAATATGCCCGGTATTACAGTTGATGGAAACGATGTATTTGCTGTTTATGAAGCAGTAAAAGAAGCTGTATCCAGTGCCAGAAAAGGTCATGGTCCAAGCTTGATCGAGTGTAAAACTTATAGACAAAGAGGACACTTTGAAGGAGATATGACTGTATATAGAAGCGATGAGGAATTAGAATTTTGGATTAAGAAAGATCCTATTCCAAGAATGGAAAAATATCTTTTAGAAAATAATATTTTTACTGATGAAGAAATAGAAGAAGAAAATAAGATTGTCGATGAGATGATAAAAGAGGCTGAAGAATTTGCAAATAATACTCCTTTCCCTAAAGAGGAGTCGGCACTTGAAGATGTTTATACCGATCTTGTAGAGGAGAGAAGAATAAGATGA
- the acoB gene encoding Pyruvate dehydrogenase E1 component subunit alpha (Pyruvate + [dihydrolipoyllysine-residue acetyltransferase] lipoyllysine <=> [dihydrolipoyllysine-residue acetyltransferase] S-acetyldihydrolipoyllysine + CO(2); High confidence in function and specificity) yields the protein MKKMTYAEAIRAAMSQRMRENENVFLFGEDVGLFGGCFGVSAGMFEEFGEKRVRDTPISEGAIIGTAVGSAACGLRPIAELMFIDFLTVAMDQLVNQAAKMRYMFGGKISLPMVVRMPAGAGGMGGAAQHSQTLDAWLTHVPGLKVIYPSNAQDAYGLMLSAIDDDNPVIFIENKVLYSVKSDVEDEVKPIPIGKAKICREGSDVTIISYGRQILDAQKAAEELAEEGIEAEILDLRSLYPLDKESIFKSVEKTNKVVLVSEEAKRGAYMGDIASIIAEECFFDLDGPIKRIGALNTPIPFSAVLENYVLPNERDIVLAVKSLF from the coding sequence ATGAAAAAAATGACATATGCAGAAGCTATTAGGGCGGCAATGAGTCAAAGAATGAGAGAAAATGAAAATGTATTTCTTTTCGGGGAAGATGTAGGCCTTTTTGGAGGATGTTTTGGTGTATCTGCAGGAATGTTTGAAGAATTTGGAGAAAAAAGAGTAAGAGATACGCCGATTTCTGAAGGTGCCATTATCGGAACAGCGGTTGGATCGGCAGCATGCGGACTAAGACCTATTGCAGAGTTAATGTTTATTGATTTTCTAACAGTAGCTATGGATCAGTTGGTAAATCAAGCAGCTAAGATGAGGTATATGTTTGGTGGAAAAATTTCTCTTCCCATGGTAGTGAGAATGCCGGCAGGTGCCGGAGGGATGGGAGGAGCAGCTCAACACTCTCAAACTTTAGATGCTTGGCTAACTCATGTTCCGGGTCTTAAGGTTATTTATCCATCCAATGCACAGGATGCTTACGGTTTGATGCTTTCAGCGATAGATGATGATAATCCCGTTATTTTTATAGAAAATAAGGTATTATATTCTGTAAAAAGCGATGTAGAAGATGAGGTAAAACCTATTCCCATAGGCAAGGCTAAGATTTGTAGAGAGGGTTCAGATGTGACTATTATATCCTATGGTCGTCAGATCTTAGATGCTCAAAAGGCGGCTGAAGAATTAGCTGAAGAAGGAATAGAAGCCGAAATCTTAGATTTAAGAAGTTTATATCCTTTAGATAAAGAAAGTATTTTTAAATCTGTTGAAAAGACCAATAAAGTTGTTTTAGTCAGTGAAGAGGCAAAAAGAGGTGCATATATGGGAGATATTGCATCTATAATTGCAGAAGAATGCTTCTTTGATTTAGATGGTCCAATTAAGAGAATAGGCGCTTTAAATACACCTATTCCATTTTCCGCCGTTTTAGAAAATTATGTATTGCCAAATGAAAGAGATATAGTACTTGCGGTAAAATCCTTATTTTAA
- a CDS encoding NAD(+)/NADH kinase (Members of this family include ATP-NAD kinases, which catalyses the phosphorylation of NAD to NADP utilizing ATP and other nucleoside triphosphates as well as inorganic polyphosphate as a source of phosphorus. Also includes NADH kinases; High confidence in function and specificity) → MKSIGIIANPASGKDIRKLVSHATVIDNNEKINIVKRIILGAQALGIEKVYIMPDFYNIGYVVEEQLKLIGELKCELEIIDIKQTDSIKDSQEATKYMSEVGVGCILVLGGDGTNRAVAKVIDDVPIISISTGTNNVYPEMLEGTVAGIAAAALLSEKFNSDKFIHKDKRIEIYKEGELVDIALVDAAISTENVIGSKAIWNHRNIEKVIVSRAHPDSIGFSAIVGCKKVIEVTDDFGAVVDLNSVGSKIYAPIAAGVVTEIIVSEPRILKLDEDYHYKTNYKGTIALDGEREIQFFENQEFVFRITRNGPRRVDVKKILENAQKNNFFNV, encoded by the coding sequence ATGAAATCTATAGGAATAATAGCTAATCCGGCTTCAGGTAAAGATATTCGAAAATTAGTTTCACATGCTACAGTAATTGATAACAATGAAAAAATTAATATTGTAAAGAGAATTATATTAGGAGCTCAGGCTTTGGGGATTGAAAAAGTATATATAATGCCGGATTTTTATAATATTGGATATGTTGTAGAGGAACAATTAAAACTAATAGGAGAACTTAAGTGTGAACTTGAGATTATTGATATAAAACAAACTGATAGCATAAAAGACAGCCAAGAAGCTACAAAATATATGAGCGAAGTTGGAGTAGGATGTATTTTAGTATTAGGTGGAGATGGAACTAATCGAGCTGTGGCCAAAGTGATTGATGATGTTCCTATTATATCTATTTCAACAGGAACCAACAATGTTTATCCGGAAATGTTAGAAGGTACAGTAGCAGGAATTGCTGCAGCCGCTTTGTTATCTGAAAAGTTCAATTCAGATAAATTCATACATAAGGATAAGAGAATTGAAATTTATAAAGAAGGTGAACTTGTTGATATTGCCCTTGTAGATGCAGCTATATCCACTGAAAATGTAATTGGTTCAAAGGCAATTTGGAACCATAGGAATATAGAAAAGGTCATAGTTTCAAGAGCTCATCCCGATTCTATAGGGTTTTCAGCAATTGTAGGCTGTAAGAAAGTTATAGAAGTTACTGATGATTTTGGTGCAGTTGTCGATTTGAATTCAGTAGGATCGAAAATATATGCTCCAATTGCAGCAGGAGTAGTTACAGAGATAATAGTTTCTGAACCTCGTATTTTAAAATTGGATGAAGATTACCATTATAAAACTAACTACAAGGGAACCATCGCCTTAGATGGAGAAAGGGAAATACAATTTTTTGAAAATCAAGAGTTTGTGTTTAGAATTACAAGAAATGGACCAAGAAGAGTAGATGTAAAGAAAATTTTAGAAAATGCACAAAAAAACAATTTTTTTAATGTTTAA
- the acoC gene encoding TPP-dependent acetoin dehydrogenase complex, E2 component, dihydrolipoyllysine-residue acetyltransferase (Biotin and lipoic acid moieties are the covalently bound cofactors of several multicomponent enzyme complexes that catalyze key metabolic reactions. They are attached to a lysine residue, via an amide bond, by specific biotinyl and lipoyl protein ligases. The lipoyl-lysine and biotinyl-lysine residues serve as swinging arms, ferrying substrate between the three active sites in their relevant enzyme complexes; High confidence in function and specificity) — protein MGNFIVMPKMGLTMKEGNISNWRKKEGEEIKKGEVIFDVETDKLTNEFESTISGILRKIIVSEGSAPVMAPVAIVSDTADEDISDLLKQAGGEKQEQITEKPKEAAEEKEADKPIKARVKASPKARKTAMELGVDINLIEGTGPSNSITVDDVKRYKQDIKQEKKASPTAKVIADKLGVDINDIEKDSRIMKKDVLDYKKTLELEKYAEPKEERKKMTNMRKIIGKRILESKNISPSVSYNIKVDVSALKKYREDVKDIVKVSYNDILVKILSKLLIDFPLLNASIEEDQIITRNYVNMGVAVALPEGLIVPVVKYANKKGLKEISQEIKELSKKARNNELSPDDLKGGTFTISNIGMYGVDSFTPIINQPELAILGVNAVKDEVVVENGNIVIKPMLNLSLTADHRAIDGAVAAEFLSTLKKYIENPALMLL, from the coding sequence ATGGGAAATTTTATCGTTATGCCTAAGATGGGCCTTACAATGAAAGAGGGAAATATTTCTAACTGGAGAAAAAAGGAAGGAGAAGAAATAAAAAAAGGAGAAGTCATTTTTGATGTGGAAACAGATAAGTTAACAAACGAATTTGAATCTACAATTTCCGGAATACTAAGAAAAATTATAGTATCTGAAGGCAGTGCTCCTGTAATGGCTCCTGTTGCTATTGTATCCGATACAGCAGATGAAGATATCAGTGATTTATTAAAACAGGCAGGGGGAGAAAAACAAGAACAAATTACTGAAAAGCCAAAGGAAGCGGCAGAAGAAAAAGAAGCGGATAAACCGATTAAAGCCAGAGTTAAAGCATCTCCTAAGGCCAGAAAAACTGCAATGGAGCTTGGAGTTGATATTAATTTAATAGAAGGAACCGGACCATCTAATTCTATAACAGTAGATGACGTCAAAAGATATAAACAGGATATAAAACAGGAAAAGAAGGCTTCACCTACGGCAAAAGTCATAGCAGATAAATTAGGCGTAGATATTAATGACATAGAAAAAGATTCCAGAATTATGAAGAAAGATGTTTTAGATTATAAGAAAACTTTAGAGTTGGAGAAATATGCAGAGCCTAAAGAAGAAAGAAAAAAAATGACCAACATGAGAAAGATTATAGGAAAGAGAATACTGGAAAGCAAAAATATTTCTCCATCTGTAAGTTATAATATCAAGGTAGATGTTTCTGCACTTAAAAAATACAGAGAAGATGTCAAGGATATAGTTAAAGTTTCATATAATGATATTTTAGTTAAAATTTTAAGTAAACTGCTAATCGATTTCCCCTTGCTAAATGCCAGCATCGAAGAAGATCAGATTATTACAAGAAACTATGTAAACATGGGAGTGGCGGTTGCATTACCCGAGGGTTTAATAGTTCCTGTGGTAAAATATGCTAATAAAAAAGGATTAAAAGAAATTTCACAAGAAATTAAAGAATTGTCAAAAAAGGCAAGAAATAATGAGTTAAGCCCGGATGATTTAAAAGGCGGAACATTTACTATAAGCAATATAGGCATGTATGGAGTGGATTCATTTACCCCTATTATAAATCAACCTGAATTAGCCATTTTAGGTGTAAATGCCGTCAAAGATGAAGTTGTTGTAGAAAATGGAAATATTGTGATAAAACCGATGTTAAATTTGAGTTTAACAGCAGATCATAGGGCGATTGACGGAGCGGTTGCTGCAGAATTTTTATCTACCCTGAAGAAGTATATAGAAAATCCTGCCCTGATGTTATTATAA